One part of the Candidatus Hydrogenedens sp. genome encodes these proteins:
- a CDS encoding flagellar hook-basal body protein, translating into MIPGIYISAGGMIASEQRQSVYANNVANASTAGYKALTPVQLGFYPLFQKAGESYHVYVPKTAPGGGVKVVETFPDLSLGPLKQTGNPLNIAIQGPGYIVLQTSSGERFTRAGDLTLDAEGYLSTPQGYRVLGMNGQPIQIQGTEINISSDGNVTVDGVSAGQIRCVEFKNPERLTREGENLYSASKEIQQGMQPATKSSLRQGYLEWSNTKIPTEMIRVTLGLRAYEANQRVISAIDESIGRLIEQVGLVG; encoded by the coding sequence ATGATACCTGGAATATATATATCAGCAGGTGGAATGATTGCCTCTGAACAGAGGCAATCTGTTTATGCCAATAATGTAGCCAATGCAAGCACAGCAGGCTATAAAGCATTAACGCCTGTTCAATTAGGTTTCTATCCATTATTTCAGAAAGCGGGGGAAAGTTATCATGTATATGTTCCTAAAACGGCACCGGGTGGTGGAGTAAAAGTGGTAGAAACATTTCCAGATTTGTCGTTAGGTCCATTAAAACAAACAGGTAATCCTTTAAACATCGCTATTCAGGGACCGGGATATATTGTTTTACAAACTTCCTCTGGAGAGAGATTTACACGTGCTGGAGATTTAACGCTGGACGCAGAAGGCTATTTATCTACTCCACAAGGTTATCGTGTTTTAGGGATGAATGGACAGCCAATACAGATACAGGGAACGGAAATAAATATTTCTTCCGATGGGAATGTAACTGTGGATGGAGTTTCCGCGGGACAAATTCGCTGTGTCGAGTTTAAAAATCCAGAACGGTTAACGCGTGAAGGAGAAAATTTGTATTCGGCAAGTAAGGAAATTCAACAAGGTATGCAACCTGCAACGAAAAGTTCTCTTCGTCAGGGATATTTAGAATGGTCGAATACAAAAATTCCTACGGAAATGATACGCGTAACATTGGGACTTCGTGCCTACGAAGCCAATCAACGAGTTATTTCTGCCATAGATGAATCAATCGGCAGGTTAATTGAACAGGTAGGACTTGTCGGTTAA